The window ATAGAACAAAGCAGTTGTTCTTTGAGTAATGCAACTAAAACTAGATTGCAAACAGGAATAAAAGAGAGGCTAATAATGAATGCAAAGAGTAAAAGGACATATAATCTGATTGGTAGAGTTAATTCATAAATGTATCATAAATAATCGACAAAACAGTGTTTATTCATAAATGTATCATAAATAACCGACAAAACAGTCAGACAGGACTAATACAAAACAACCCTGGGTACTCCATCTACTGAAAATTTATATAAGGACAAACATTTACAGTCTCACAAActaattagtaaatttagaATAAGCGCCCTCGAAAACCTAAAACAGTTAATGTTGAAAAGTtgtaggaaaaaaataaaagcaaaaatcTTAAAAGTAAACTTTTTAATGATGGCCACCAACTGGAAAACTTAGTAATGTTCGACCCCGGAGAAAGATCTGATGGGCATTAATTGTATACAGAGTGAATTAAGATCTACAAGGAAAGGGACAGGAAATGAAGATAAAGCAACTAATAGCATGACTGTCAAAATGATGAATGCCCATCTGAAGCATATTGACTGAGATCTCAACAAATGGCAcaagaaattgaatttcacctccaaattcaattaatgaaAAGATTAGAATGAGCCCTCACTTTTTTCGAATTAACCATGTACAGAATACTTAGTCAATTAAAAACCTTCATTTTTGGACAAGAATTGAGCTAAAAGTAAGGGCTGGAAAGGCTACGAATTCCCATCCCTAttctaaaatatgaaaaattgagaTGCAAAAATAACTAACGACACTGTCGATTTGTTCAGCAAGCAGAGCTGGAGTGGAAAAAAGGAGGAATcttttttttgagaaaaagaaaaaaagaactgTACAAACAAAAACTTGAAGAGGATAGACAAACAACAACTAAATTCACTCAAGAACTTCCCCAatcctttaaaaaaaacactccAAACTCATGTCCCAACAGCCTTGAGAGAAACACATGTGTACCTGCGGTTCTGAAACCAGACTTTGATTTGTTTAGGCTCAATGTTGGAAAGAATGGGGCATTCCCTAATGAGCTGCTGCCTCCTCAAAGAGCTAGGCTTGGGGCACTCAGCATAGACCCTCTCGAGCGCATCAACTTGCTCCGGCGTGTACCTCACATACTTGCTTGCATCCatttgctgctgctgcttgCTGCTGCCGCTGCCGCTGCTGTTACTGTCCCTGTGCATAGAAAGCGCCATTCCACAAGAAAGACTGAATCTTTACTCGTTGGGAGAGGAGAAATGGCGGTTTAGATGGCTGCATGAACAGGCAGGCTCTCTTCACACAGAGAGCCTACTCTCCCACTCATCAATCAAGATTGTGGCTTGTTggtttctttcttcttcttcttcttcttctcttttgtgTAGTAGAGAGAGATTGTATTATCTTTCCTGGTGTTGAGGATATAGAGATATAGAGGAGAGGAGAGCAGGAGAAGGACTGGTGTTGAGGTAGTGTTGTTTATTGGAACAGAGGTCCCCCTGGTTTTTATCTCAAGACCCCAATCTCGAGAAATTCATAGAAAGCGAAatgtggagagagagagagtactatATACAGTGAGATAAGAGAGAGGGTGGATAAAGTCCTTGCACCAACCCACAGAAAGGAGAAACTGAGggtaaacaaaatcaaaattgaatagCATCAcaaactaaatcaaaattgaaaagctGGTTGGgtaatttcatcaaacacGTTGAATGCAATTAAGCAAAAGAGTGAGGTGCGTATAATGATTTGGTATTTGGGAGTTGGTATTGAAATTGGGAAATGGAGAAATGTGTACAAAGATGGAAGGATTAAAGAAACAGAAAACAGTGAAAAGATGGAAGAGAGTAAATGGAAGGCAGAAGGGATGCCTTTATTGGAAGCAGACTGGCAGGCCCAATTTTAGACAAATAGAGATTCTAGCTGTTAAGCCTGTAGCTTCATCTCTTAgggaaaatattaattgaaaaaaaaatgtgcagtctctctctctacctTCATTTTGTATGGTGAGGATGATTGTGGGACATGTGATGGATGATGCATGCATGGATGTCGTATGATGCATCATGCATTGGACATGGGATAAATATTCGAGTTTAACTCGAACTTTATGTTTCAACTTTAAGTAATTATAACGttgataaagataaaatacatcatatttttggattaaaaGTTGCTTTGGAGCACTTCTAATTGCTTCCCAAACACGCATGGTCTTCGCCTCTTCGGCCTAAAGTTAATGTGATGTAATTCTACGCGTTCTTAGATATTGAGCTTAACGCGGtcttattttcacttttttgttaaataaaatattgagcTTAACTCGAACTTTATGTTTGAACTTTAAGTTTTATAACGTTGGTAAAGATGAAATACGTCatatttttggattaaaaGTTGCTTTGGAGCACTTCAAACTGCTTCCCAAACACGCATGGTCTTTGCCTCTTCGGCCTAAAGTCAATGTAATGTAATTCTATGCATTCTTAGATATTGAGCTTAACGCGgtctttttcacttttttgttaaaatattgAGCTTAACTCGAACTTTATGTTTGGACTTTAAGTTTTATAACGTTGGTAAAGATAAAATACGTCatatttttggattaaaaGTTGCTTTGGAGCACTTCTAACTGCTTCCCAAACACGCATGGTCTTCGCCTCTTCGGCCTAAAGTTAATGTGATGTAATTCTACGCGTTCTTAGATATTAAGCTTAACACGGtcttattttcactttttttttaattaaatattcagcTTAACTCGAActttatgtttgatttttagttttataatgctggtaaagataaaatacgttatatttttggattaaaaGTTGTTTTGGAGCACTTCTAACTGCTTCCCAAACACGCATGCATGGTCTTTGTCTGTGATGTAATTCTACGCGTTCTTAGATATTGAGCTTAACGCGGtcttattttcacttttttcttcattaaatATTGAGCTCAACTCGAACTTTATGTTTTGACTTTAAGTTTTATTATGTTGGTAAAGATAAAATACGTCatattttttggattaaaaGTTGCTTTGGAGCACTTCTAATTGCTTCCCAAACACGCAAAGTCTTCGCCTCTTTGGCCTAAAGTTAATGTGATGTAATTCTACGCGTTCTTAGATATTGAGCTCAACGCGGtcttattttcacttttttcttaattaaatattgagcTTAACTCGAACTTTATGTTTGGACTTTAAGTTTTATAATGCTGGTAAAGATAAAATACGTCACATTTTTTGGATTAAAAGTTGCTTTGGAGCACTTCTAATTGCTTCCCAAACACGCAGAGTCTTCGCCTCTTTGGCCTAAAGTTAATGTGATGTAATTCTACGCGTTCTTAGATATTGAGCTCAACGCGGTCTTATttccacttttttcttaattaaatattgagcTTAACTCGAATTTTATGTTTGGACTTTAAGTTTTATAATGCTGGTAAAGATAAAATACGTCatatttttggattaaaaGTTGCTTTGGAGCACTTCTAACTGCTTCACAAACACGCATGGTCTTCGCCTCTTCGGCCTAAAGTTAATGTGATTTAATTCTACGCGTTCTTAGATATtggtatatattaatatcaagttttttaataattataataaaataacatacttatttcaaataatgtCAAAAGCGAATTAAACAATCTATATGTCAAATGTTCAaagtaattattaaattttaatttatcctGTTGTACTACTTGTACTAAACAAAAATCATGCAAAGGtcaaataaaacatgtttCACATAAAATTGTATGAAGCTAACATCATTGTAAAATGGGTCAATATCCAAATCCATATACATATTCAATAACACGTTTAAAGTTACAACAATCAATAAAACTGCAAATATGCTATTAAAACATAGATTTTGATGAACTTTTTTGTACTACATCTTATACTAAACCGGTGTGacaatatattatatgatgACACAATCCAATAAACAAGGAAATACCCATTGCTGTCCAAGCATGCTTTCATAAACATGATATCATTATAACGTTTTCATGCACTAACTTTAGCTGGAAATGGGACCCATAAATcactaaatattgtataaacattgaaattaattaccttaattaaattatcctAATTACAAGTATTCTCATTGGTTGATTTCTCCTATAAGATTCATGACATATGCTTTAGAGTGCCCCTACAAAATTGGAATATATATGAGTAGTTATTAACTTATTATTCACGAGTGTGCTAGATTCAAGTATACTcgatataaattcaaattatgttagtggagtataaaattatataagcACCTTGTTAATTGTATGTATGTAATTtgaactaatttattttaatatggcTACACATTGACAATTTGTTCATGATGAAGACGAGGGCCATGAAGCTTTTCCCAAGAGTTGGATGGCAaatggttttaaaaaattgaaaaaggtaTAGGTGATTAATTgtagaaaaaaattcataaaagtTGGGGCCAATTGTTAttctaataatattagtagtaaattaaataaacccATGCATGTCACTAGATCGGCCCTACTTATTCGAaagagaattttattttattgttttagtttaatgAAAATTAGCTTTGTGATATTAAATGTTAGCCagataaaactattttttaaacatttgagggagaaatattttattattattgattataatATGACAAAATAGCATTATTTCGaggttatttttaattaatcacttGTTACTTGCAATGATTATACTACTAAGGCTACGTTGGTAGCTTCGGCATTTCGATTGTTattcaactaaaaataatactagtattccAGTAATAAACAAGATTAGGATAAAATGCACAATTTCAtgaattatactagtactagttcattatttaccttattattatgaaattttagtactcctactTATTTATCCGAAAACatttactccatccgtctcattTCAAGTGATTGAGTGTTTTTACGTACgtgttttagaaaaatgataataaatagttaaagtggggagaaagtaaagtaagtaagagaataatgtagatacgACTATCTTCTAtacatattattttctctcttacactattttctatctattttaactatttatatcaTCTATGCAAAACAAcagcaaaaacaaaatcaatcacTTGAGCTGGGACGAAGATaatatcttttaaaattagtggaattATCGACACagttaattactaaaataataaatcaaagtCAAATAAACTTATGGGCAACATATGTCATTCAATTTTACAACACAcgttattatttaaaaaataatatcatcatttatatataaaccTAAATAACGAGCCACTTAAAATCGTGTGGAATGATGTGATTTAGAAGGCTTGAAGATGACACCCCTTTTTACCATGTATGATTAAATTAGAAAGCTTGATTAACACCTTAAATAAAAGCAGTGATCATTACACCCTTCATCCTGACTATATAGGctgattcaaattttcaccacaaataagtaaaattattgtaaaataaaattatactatgatAAGCTtcctaataaataaatgcatgGGAGTATTAATAAATGAGTTCAAACATTACTTTATGAAACAAACCTATAATttcactcaatttttttatagtatgtaTTTAAATCTTGGGATGAGGGAgcaattgaattttgaattcaacaatcaaaataatcaaaaagattaATTGTTTGGctattttagttttcataGTGAAAGTCGACAGCCAACCACCATACATATTTGTAATACTTGAAAATGTTTCCACTACATATGGATTTACATTGTGCCTTCACTCAAAAGAATCCTAAAAGGTAAGAAAAGCAATTGACATTTACATTTTTCACTAGGTTGACATTTTGAATAAAGTGCTTTGCATTTTCAAAAGCATCCAAAGTAATTGTGGGACTAACTAAAACAGTGCTTTGCCGTCACTAATATTCATTGccatattatcattttatagtaatttttatttatgcaaattgaTTTATATGATGGATAATGAACTACTAGACCCATAAtcttttgtaaaaatttaattactaggaagtagtactattttattattaagtacaaaataatataaaaaattgtggaTTTATACAGCAATGAAATATAATGTTAATTACTCGATATCAtgtgtatatacatataatattgTTTGTTCACTCACTCTCACTTTTATAATGATTAATGAAGCAATGGAATGCAGTCGATccatttaaaaagttaaaagaaaactaaaaatatgaaaattggGAATGCAATTTGTATATTCTTGTCCCCTTATCtagcaaagttcatgattaaTGTGAACACTCAAATCTCTGCTCTTACAATGTGTatgcattatatatttaatcaaataaagatATCACATCAAAGAAAACTAATTATGATTTTCACGTTTGatgttataaaattatgattttaatttgattcgaTTTTGTGAATCATGGTATCATAAAGTATTATTCagtaattatagtattttcaagattcatattttacaaataacaGAGagcaaatatcaataattgtCTCTCTAAGCCGGATTTAGTACTCCCTtgataaaattacattttttttttgtcgcataatcatataataattgCACATTTGattcagaaaataaataaatacttcgtgcatgattatgtttgataaaattaaaatttgtgccatGAACAATATCCATTTTATTACTTGTTACAAATTGGTGAAAGATTTTACaccttatttattttataatttgaataaacaTGCGTTGAAGGTATGacttgtttgttttattttatatatttaatttaattttaatatctcaaaaatcaacattgatatattgataaattacaaaaaattaaacataatctattattttatatttatttgaaattgcaGAGAATATGACTAATCAAGTTTTggttttatataatttgtagtatCACAGGGGAGCATTAGGGCGCTTCCTTAATTAGACtgctaacgtacatccaaccacgtgctgccatgtggcacgaaaaatgcaatattgtatatataaaaatgcaatacacattTGTGAAGTTGTTCATGCATTtccgcagattgcattttagttataggaaaattgcattttttattgttaagttttgcattttcacataaatttgcattttattttgttaagttttgcattttcacatatataaatgcaatccgtatagatataaaatgcaaattaaacagtcaatatcgaaaatgcaaaactcaacaataaaaaatgcaatctgcatataacaaaaatgcagtCTGTCgaaattcaattataacttttacaaatgcatattgcatttttctgtatataatattgcatttttcgtgccacgtggcagcacgtGATTGAATATACGTTAGCagtttaaaattagttagcatattaGTACATCCCTCGTATCATATATACagataataaaacaaaataaaataattttagctTGGAGCATtcctcttattttaattattatctttataaaatatattttaatcagaatttaatttaaagaagaAATATATTAGGGGTGTGGGGCAGAAAAGGCCCACATATGGGCCCGGCCCACTTGTTGATGTTCCCACATCCCAATCCCCTTGCGTGATCTTGTAAAATTAAAGCCAAAAGTGCTACTCGCTTGTGCTCTCCTTTTTCTCATGCACTAAAAGCGTGTTTGTTTGTgcgtttctctctctctctcaatgtCTCACCTTTCTCCatctttcttaaaatttccATGACTTTGCTTCCCTTttacatctctctctctcacacacacacactaataCAAATTAGATTTCATGGAAGGACagaggagagagagtggggcccaagtttttgaaataatagAAGTTGTAAAGGAGAAGaggaaaacaaaagaaaaagatgaaaaactTTAggatattaataataatagcagAAAATCATGGTATAATACTTTGCCATCATTATGAGTGATACCAAAGATTAGGAATTTTATTTGTCAACCTTCTAATAAATGGAACAAAAAGTAGCCCAATATTATGGTTGAAAGTGATTCTTCAAGTTACCAATCCATCCAACATTCTAGTGccaaacttttatttttatttttcaaaattcacatttttaaattttttggagGGTTGGGTGGGGAGGAAATCTTTTCTATCTTGTACAATTATgacaacaattttaattttagtttatctgGCTAATGGATGTTTTGCCATTTGTTTTGTGGTTGTTGTATGAAGCTTTTTAGTATTTGGTTTGAAATTAATGTAAGACCATAGTGGTTAGATGTTTGATGTCcatttgcttttattttattgtttatataGTGATTTTAGAGATATATTTACTTGTTGTGATTcactaattttgttattttttatacttgttatttttttgacatcatttatattttgccatcatatttttttaattcgaaCATATTTTAgagcataaaaaaaaatccaatacGAGATGCCGAGTGGTAGCCGGTAGGGATCCTAGATTTCattgtattattttctttttacataGGGATAGACATAGAAAAACAATATTGAgtaagtatataaaagtaaacgaatgtaaaatttatttgtaaagAGAAAATTGGTTGCCCTAGTCCCTAGATCTTCTAAATATGTTTCTGTCATGATAATTGTTTGTTGTTAGGGAGAAAGAAGAGCAAAATTAATAAGGTGtattacataaataatttaaaaagtcaattatttacttaattatagtACATATACAACCAAGAAAATAATTGGGACCTCTAATGTCAATACATACCGCATAAATAggaatataatgaaattatcccaacaaacaaaatttgagGTCAAGTACAACAATCACACGTAGGATAAAATAGattgtattttatgattattcgAATGAAGAGGACAagattgcatgtttaaatgagACAAAATCCAAGAACTACAACATGGGAATTTAGGCAAACTAGAAATGATtcaagagaagaaaatttatagataacatattattataataaaaaacaaaagtggAGTAATTGTGGCtgtgttgaaaattttgaaagagGTAGCCTATCTATACCCTTTGAATTTGGTTTGATTGAGAGATAATTTGTATATCATGTTTGTTCGAATAAGACATGCAACACACTATCATTATCTTTCACACTTTGGTCAAcaactcaaaatcaaaactgatcataaaatacaataaatctCACCCAAAAACTTATGACGCAGAATTAGTAGTTGACACGTTACTTCACTAGTTTCTTTCAATAAATAGGAAACAAAtcgatttatttagaataggTATATATCGAAAGGTTAAATTTATAACATTATTGGGCTTAGCTAAGcccattttaggaaatatttatagcCCAAATACGAAATTAATGGTGGCAGAGCCCGTGATTCGTTGAGGCCCAAATCTGACACAAATCCGATGCAAATCGCTAAACAGATGTTCCCTCTGTTTTCGATTAAAAGtttatgttattttagttgtctacgaaaaaatataaaattttattaatggtATGAAAGAAACGGTCCACTTTCACACATAatccaatacaaaattactactagtagtcTACTACTGTAGTATAAAAGTGAGACCCACATTTCACTCTTATAGTGTAATGAGCAAGTACAACGTGAAGCGCTGCACTTATAAAAGATAGAATGTGAGTAATTTATTGTAAACGattgaaataacaaaatgagatttttaatTGTAGACGGATGAAGCATTTGATTAGCAATTTGCATCGGATTCGCATCAAAGTTGGGCCTCAAAAAATCACGCGCTCCATTGTTAACGACTTTTAATTGCGGACGAAGTGAGTTTGAAAGAACACACACATTtggttttgttgttgtttacCTTATTCCATACACTTGAATGCAATGTGGTCGCTTTCTTTATTGATAGGGAGTAGGGTGATCATGATTTGATGAAGACAAAAgaatgtaaaaaatgaaatcttggAAACTAATTCGTATATTTGAgagattttaatttgtgtgaCGAAGAGAATATACATTGTGTTGATGAAGATGCATTTGTGTGTGGATTGGATTTAGGTTCCTACCTTAAATAAAACACAGAAAACATCAACCTGAAATTCACACTCAACTGAAATGCTTCCTACAAAAACCTATGACTGAATGTACACAAACGAGACTATTGACTATGAACCATCTTAATGAATCTGCCAAACTCACACGAGACAGTTTCGACTGCGCTACTTTTGTTTCGATCCGTCTAACTTCCATCTTCAAGAGGCATCCTTTTCGCTGTTGAGGTTGATGTTGTCGTGGTATCTCTCGCTCGATCCCACGTCCTTCTTCTTCTGGCTGTCGTTCTTTTTCTGGAATCGACCTCCGTTTCCCCGAGCTCGCCTCAGCGCATGCAAGTGTCGCGATTCATGCAAATACGGCTGCACAGATTCATCAATTATGAACAATGCCTCATGTGAATGCAATGATGATGCATCTCATTAATACCTTTCGAGACTTGGCAAGTTTATGTTCTGACTCGGCCTTTGCACGGGACTGGCGACGACGCAAGATGCCGTGATATTGTTTTGCATTGACAAAGACAGGCTCCTCAACTGCTTCTGATGGCAATGGCACACCAGCTTGCTGGATTCCCATCAATTGCAGATGCACCTGAATTAAGTTGAGATTTAGAACTCTTGGAAACTTCCATTAGGATGAGGAGACGAGCATAACGAGTACAGTACCATAGGCTGAGCAGGATAAGGTTGCGCTGGGTAAGGCTGGGTTTCGTAAGGAGCAAATATACTCCTGTAGTACGGGTCGGGATACGGGTAAGCTGCTTGGGCCTGCAAGTATTAGGAAATCCGAATTATATACTTAATCCGTATTCATCAATTATCAGCAATCAAGACAACCTAAGATGACATCTAAGGATGATTCCACGATTATTATATGGTTATATTCTACACGAGGATGATACGAGAGAAACATGAAAAGCATTGTCCTGTAATAACACTAGTGATGCAGCAGAGACACTAACGAAAAACAGATGATACCACAATTCAGCTAAGCTGACGATATCTTCAACGTTTAGGTGGCTCAAACACATAAAAACACAAGTAGCACCATGTGTAATACCGTTACATTTCCTACTCCAACTTGAGCAGGAGGTGATGCATAGTGCATTCCCGGTGATGCAATACCAGTGGGACACGTCCCTTTTGCTGGAGACGACGGTTGTAGGTAAGGCTCTGTGTGCTTTTGTTGTCCATCAGCCTCACTATTCTCTGAAAATCATTCATATCACAAAAACTAGTAAGCAAGTCTAGACGGCGAATATCAAAACAGAGGAGCACTAAGAAGTACTAGTCCTGCTTCGAAAACGTCTAGCATTGGATGATATGAAAATATGCAGCTGAGAAATTACTTATCGATGTATGCCGGTTTCTGCACAAACATATACCACATCCCTTCTGAAGcttaatttcaacaaaatctaGTCCTCTATGCTCcaatttttgatgaattaaaACACGAAAAACGAACGAAAAAGTACAAGCAAAGCAAGCAATTTCTTCAGAGAAATTCACCTGAAAGGCTGTGAACAGAGGATGTCATAATGCTGAATATCTGCAATGTAAAATCCAGCATCCAATCAATCACAATTAGGCGTCTAATTAGGAAATTAACAGCTAAAactcataaaaataagatgAACACAGCGAAAGCTCAGCACAAACAAACATACAGGCAATCTTCGCGAATTTCCAATCAATAATCAGCTCCGTCACGATTTCAATCACATTGAATCGGCTTAAATTCCactaaaattgagaaaaaaattcagATTAAATCCAACTAAATTCCACCCCCTCCAATTCCAGTAACGCTCCAAAATTGAAACGGATGTAAATAGAGAAAGCTCTCTTCTCCCCCCTCCCCCAATCAATATAATCAAATAGGGCAAATCAAacagaaatttgaaatttcagaTTCGATTGAATTGGAGAAGTGATGTTTAGGGTTTGagataatgaatttttttttttacctgaGTGAGTGAAGCTCGATTTCACGGAGGTTGCGTTGCCACACGTCCAATAATTCTCtggtttctctctctttaacGCGATATATGGCTGGAGATCTCTGCAGTTGAAGCAGATGAAAACTGTTGTCTGCTTccgatgagagagaaaatatgaagcagttgaatttccatttttacCACGGAATTCGCTTTTGACTGCCACGCTGTAATTAGCggattttaccatttttatatCTGTGGTAACAtcggaaaagaaaatattatccATATTTAACCAAACAATTGGATTGTTTGGATTTATAATTGGTTAATTCCaaataaattgttgaaaacgcttgaatttgaattctaatttcaaattttctactTATAATACTACTAGCGAAGgttaatatttagaatttcATGTAAGTATAAActgaatatatttaaaatacaca is drawn from Salvia hispanica cultivar TCC Black 2014 chromosome 6, UniMelb_Shisp_WGS_1.0, whole genome shotgun sequence and contains these coding sequences:
- the LOC125194014 gene encoding nuclear transcription factor Y subunit A-7-like isoform X1, coding for MTSSVHSLSENSEADGQQKHTEPYLQPSSPAKGTCPTGIASPGMHYASPPAQVGVGNVTAQAAYPYPDPYYRSIFAPYETQPYPAQPYPAQPMVHLQLMGIQQAGVPLPSEAVEEPVFVNAKQYHGILRRRQSRAKAESEHKLAKSRKPYLHESRHLHALRRARGNGGRFQKKNDSQKKKDVGSSERYHDNINLNSEKDAS
- the LOC125194014 gene encoding nuclear transcription factor Y subunit A-7-like isoform X2 yields the protein MTSSVHSLSENSEADGQQKHTEPYLQPSSPAKGTCPTGIASPGMHYASPPAQVGVGNAQAAYPYPDPYYRSIFAPYETQPYPAQPYPAQPMVHLQLMGIQQAGVPLPSEAVEEPVFVNAKQYHGILRRRQSRAKAESEHKLAKSRKPYLHESRHLHALRRARGNGGRFQKKNDSQKKKDVGSSERYHDNINLNSEKDAS